The Syntrophobotulus glycolicus DSM 8271 DNA window GAACGTCATACGCGGTTTGCATTTTCAGAATCCTCCATTTCCACAGATAAAGGTTGTCTCTTGTGTAATGGGCCGGATTCTTGATGTAGTGGTAGACATTCGCAAGGGTTCGCCAACTTATGGGGAATGGGAAGGTTTTATACTGGACAACGAAAACAACTATTCTCTATATGTACCCGAAGGTATGGCCCATGGCTATGCGGTATATTCAGAAAATACGATAGTATGTTATAGAATGTCGAACGTGTTCATGCCCCAACTTGATAGTGGTATAAAATGGGATTCTGCCGGAGTTTTGTGGGATATTGAGAGCCCAATTATTTCGCCAAAAGATTCTGGCTTAATATCCTTTGATAAGTTTGAAAGCAGATTCGTTTATAAGTAAATATGCGCCAGACAAGGACTGAATGAACCAATGAAAAATAAAATCAGTGCCTGTATAAAACTAGCAGAGAACATATGGTTCAAGACATCTTTTAAGTTCGCTGTCATAACAGACAAAGCTGTCCCTAAAAACATTCAAAAGCTGTTCATCAGGAATGCCGCCTGTTGAACAAACGTTTTTCACCGCGCTCAGCGCGTAAACGAAACCAGTGTGGAATTCGTTTACGTTGTTGCCGGGGAATTCTTCTTCTATGTCTTTTATTTCCAAAAGGATAGCCTCCAAGGCGTCCACCATAACACTCATAATCCCATTAATGACATCTGACTTGGCCTCGTCAGCAACCTGTTCCCGGATATAATCCACTCCGGTATCAATTGTGCCTTCCAACTCCAGTATGTTTCTTGCGACAGCAATAATATCCATCAGATTTACCTCATGTTAAACTAACTTAATGGCAATATCTCATTTATCTGCAACACTCGGTGAAAATCAATATTCAGTTTCCTGCACTCCGTGCAGGCGCCCGTTTGTTCTCTTAAATTGTTGATATCCTGCGGCTTCAAATCGAATATGCTTCCGAGGTCAACATCGTATCTGCCACAACATTGCAGTGCTCGGCAGTCCTCATTGAGGGTGATCTGGCTAAACTGGGGGCAGACAAATCCTTCCGGCTTTTTCGCTAGAAATTCCTCTGTAAGATTGTAGAGGAACAGCTCTGTTGACGCTTTTTTCAACAATTCATAATCCATTTCAGACTTCATATATTTCTTCATTAATTCGTAATCATTAATGCCGGCGGCATAGGGCCAAAACCCAAGTTTGTTTTGCCTGGCAAACTCATTTGCTAAGCCCAGCTCCAGTAAATTGTATTGATACATATGGAATATTATAATAACCTTACCTGGAGAGCAACCCATTTTGTAGTAGTTAGCAGCCATTGCCTTTATGTTTAACAGTATTTTTTCAAAATTAAATCCGTGTGATTTGTCATATGAACTCTGGCTGAAGCCCGGCATGGAAAACCATATATGCCGTATGTTTGACAATACGCCCTCTTCCTCAAAGAATACCGGTTTGGAGGCGTTGGTGCTGATGCCCGTTAGAACATTTTCCTGATTAAGAAATTTGATGATTTCCTTAATTCTTGGATGTAAAAAAGGGTCGCCCCACATATAAAGAGCCAGCCAAGTTCGTCCTTGTTCGATAAAACCGTTTTCAAGCAAATGGTATATTGTACGTTTAAATTCTTCCACATTGATAAACTTACCCGAACTTTGCTTGTTCCGGTTTCTTCTTCCGCTTACGCACCAAGAACACCTTGCGTTGCAAATACCGGACACGTCAAACTGGATTACTTCGAACATCGCAATGTGTATCCTTTCTTTATCGGAACATCCTGTTAAAGCATTAATGACATAAATTACGAGTATTACCATAATACAACACGAATTCGTAAAATTCAACAATAATTAATAATACAGATCGTAGGGTCGACATTGTATTTCGGAAATGGCGGTTAGTCTGTCGAAATCGGAGATAAAATATTTAGAAGATTAAATTATGTGTATTATTAGATTTGTTATAGCTATTTTCACATTCAATTTTTAACGGTTTTCTTGCTATTTGGCTTGCTATTTGAGCTTTATTTTTAGAAGGGTTTATTCTTCTATTAAGGGATGGGAAAGTGGAATAAGTTGGAGTAAAATAAAATCTGTGGAGGACGAGAAAATGAACCATAAAATAAGTGCCTGCCTCATTGTAAAGAATGAGGAATCCTGTATTGAACAATGTCTCAAAAATGCAAGAAATTATGTGGATGAAA harbors:
- the rfbC gene encoding dTDP-4-dehydrorhamnose 3,5-epimerase is translated as MEIIKQSKISGCFLLKPKTFGDERGTLIKPYHSDSYKALGLHSEYNEELVVTSHKNVIRGLHFQNPPFPQIKVVSCVMGRILDVVVDIRKGSPTYGEWEGFILDNENNYSLYVPEGMAHGYAVYSENTIVCYRMSNVFMPQLDSGIKWDSAGVLWDIESPIISPKDSGLISFDKFESRFVYK